In Stanieria sp. NIES-3757, the DNA window CGGATTGATAAAGTTTTAAAAGCAACTAGAGGAATCGGAGAACAAATTTATATTTATAAAGCGGATGATGAACAACACGAAGCTAAGTTTGTTATTAATCAACTTAAACGAATGGTAACAGAAAACCCTGAATTAACTTGGGGTAGTTTTTCAATTTTATATCGAACTAATGCTCAGTCTCGTCCCTTTGAGGATTTATTATTACAAAATAGTATTCCTTACAATATTGTCGGTGGTTTGAAATTCTACGATCGCAAAGAAGTTAAAGATGCGATCGCGTATCTTCGGATGATTGTTAATCCTAATGATACGGTTAGTTTACTGAGAATTATTAATACTCCCAGACGTGGAATTGGTAAAACTAGTATTGAATCTCTTAATAATGCAGCACAACAATTAGGTGTTCCTCTTTGGGAAATTCTTAGTGATGAAACTTCGGTTAATACAATGGCAGGCAGATCGGCAAAATCAGTTAATAAATTTGCCCAAATGATTTTACATCTACAACAACAACAAGAAAACTTAACTGCTGCTGAAACTTTGAACTATGTTATGGAAGCATCTGGTTATGTTGATGATTTAAAAAAACAAGGTACAGATGAAGCGGATAATCGCATTGCTAACGTTGTTGAATTATATAATGCGATCGTTCAATTTCAAGAAGATAATGAAGAAAATAAACTGCAAGATTTCCTTGCTAATGCTTCCCTTGCTTCCGATCTAGATAATCTTGAAGAAGGGCAAGAAAAAGTCTCATTAATGACACTTCATTCTGCCAAAGGTTTGGAATTTCCTGTCGTTTTTCTAGTCGGAATGGAACAAGGTTTATTCCCTCACAATCGTACTTTAAACGATCCTTTAGAATTAGAAGAAGAACGTCGTCTTTGTTATGTAGGCATCACTCGCGCCCAAGAACAACTATTTTTAACTCATGCTAGAGAACGTCGTCTTTGGGGGGAAAGAGAACTTGCTGTTGCCTCACAATTTTTAAAAGAACTTCCTCAAGATTTAGTTAGTAGTAATATTAAATCTCATTACCGTGCTAAAACTGCAAATACTACAATTCAAACTAATAATTATACTTGGAATATAGGCGATCGCGTTTGGCATCGAGAGTTTGGTGAAGGAGAAATTACCCACATTTTAGGTTCAGGAAAAAAAGCCACTCTAGCAATTAAATTTCCTAGTTTAGGTACAACAAAAATTATCCCTCAACTAACTCCAATGGAAAAAATAAATTAAACCAATACTATAACTAATTTTCATCTCATCCTAAACTTTGATAGAAAAGAATTTTTAACTGTCGCACCAATACCTGCTGCCTTAGTTGGTGAATTATTAGCAAGAGTATAATCTGTGGGTGCAGACTCCCCTGGTTTGCTTAAAAGTGGATCTCCCATAACATCGGAGGAACTAGCTGCCATACCAGGCTTTACGCCATACCAGTTGTTTTGCTCGAAATTTAGACCTTGAAAGCTGATAATTCCATCAGTATTTTGTATGGTTGGTTTCGCAAAGATATTGTTTTTTATGTTCACATTGAATGTGTAGGGATCTTCGCTAATATTAAAAAGAGAGTGGTTTCCGTAGAAGGTGTTATTTTCGATTGTCGTATTTCTCAGCCCGAAGAACTGAGCTTTTTGTCCTTTTGCGTGTGCGCCAGCATAAACACCATAATGGAAGCCTTCATGCCCGCCAACGATGATATTATTTCTTACAGTATTTTTGTCGAGATAAAATTCAGGAGTATGTCCGAGATTATCATAGCGTTCGTTTGCCATTTGGATATTGTTGGTATCGCGGTCTGATTTC includes these proteins:
- a CDS encoding ATP-dependent DNA helicase PcrA, whose protein sequence is MTVNTDFFSHLNPSQRRAVEHFCGPMLVVAGAGSGKTRALTYRIANLIRNHKVEPEHILAVTFTNKAAREMKERIEYLFVQELAQDKYGQRLEFLNEYDQKKLKSQVYKKITKPLWIGTFHSLFARLLRFDINKYQDERGRTWKRNFSIFDESDVQSLIKNIVTKQLNLDDKKFNHRTVRYAISNAKNQGLTPETYARENGGYKGRVIAEVYNEYQAQLAANNALDFDDLILVPVRLFQQNESILGYWHTQFHHILVDEYQDTNRTQYDLIRLLATNGETKKQEWDWRGRSLFVVGDADQSIYSFRLADFTILLDFQQDFGDGLPDDDTRTMIKLEENYRSRENILQAANALIENNSQRIDKVLKATRGIGEQIYIYKADDEQHEAKFVINQLKRMVTENPELTWGSFSILYRTNAQSRPFEDLLLQNSIPYNIVGGLKFYDRKEVKDAIAYLRMIVNPNDTVSLLRIINTPRRGIGKTSIESLNNAAQQLGVPLWEILSDETSVNTMAGRSAKSVNKFAQMILHLQQQQENLTAAETLNYVMEASGYVDDLKKQGTDEADNRIANVVELYNAIVQFQEDNEENKLQDFLANASLASDLDNLEEGQEKVSLMTLHSAKGLEFPVVFLVGMEQGLFPHNRTLNDPLELEEERRLCYVGITRAQEQLFLTHARERRLWGERELAVASQFLKELPQDLVSSNIKSHYRAKTANTTIQTNNYTWNIGDRVWHREFGEGEITHILGSGKKATLAIKFPSLGTTKIIPQLTPMEKIN